The following proteins are co-located in the Apium graveolens cultivar Ventura chromosome 5, ASM990537v1, whole genome shotgun sequence genome:
- the LOC141724676 gene encoding putative pyridoxal 5'-phosphate synthase subunit PDX1 yields the protein MAGTGVVAVYGNGAITETKQSPFSVKVGLAQMLRGGVIMDVVNAEQARIAEEAGACAVMALERVPADIRAQGGVARMSDPQLIKEIKQAVTIPVMAKARIGHFVEAQILEAIGVDYVDESEVLTLADDENHINKHNFRIPFVCGCRNLGEALRRIREGAAMIRTKGEAGTGNIIEAVRHVRSVMGDIRILRNMDDDEVFTFAKNIAAPYDLVMQTKQLGRLPVVQFAAGGVATPADAALMMQMGCDGVFVGSGVFKSGDPVKRAKAIVQAVTHYSDPVMLAEISCALGEAMVGLNLDKDVERYANRSE from the coding sequence ATGGCCGGTACAGGAGTAGTCGCTGTTTACGGCAACGGCGCCATCACCGAGACAAAGCAATCCCCTTTCTCCGTCAAAGTCGGTCTGGCTCAAATGCTCCGCGGCGGCGTAATCATGGACGTCGTGAACGCTGAGCAAGCGCGTATTGCCGAAGAAGCCGGCGCGTGTGCGGTGATGGCTCTGGAACGTGTCCCCGCCGACATCCGCGCTCAAGGGGGGGTGGCGAGAATGTCCGATCCACAGCTAATTAAGGAAATCAAACAGGCCGTTACGATTCCGGTGATGGCCAAAGCGAGAATTGGGCATTTCGTGGAAGCGCAGATATTAGAAGCAATTGGTGTTGATTATGTGGATGAGAGTGAGGTATTGACATTGGCTGATGATGAGAACCATATTAACAAGCATAATTTTCGTATTCCTTTTGTTTGTGGGTGTCGAAATTTGGGGGAAGCGCTTAGGAGGATTCGAGAAGGCGCTGCTATGATTAGGACCAAGGGTGAAGCTGGTACTGGCAATATAATTGAGGCGGTTAGGCATGTTAGGTCTGTTATGGGAGATATTAGGATTTTACGAAACATGGATGATGATGAGGTGTTTACTTTTGCTAAAAACATCGCTGCCCCTTACGATTTGGTTATGCAGACTAAACAATTGGGGAGGTTGCCTGTTGTGCAGTTTGCTGCTGGCGGTGTGGCCACGCCTGCCGATGCTGCGTTAATGATGCAAATGGGTTGTGACGGTGTCTTTGTTGGCTCTGGTGTTTTTAAGAGCGGGGATCCTGTCAAGAGGGCTAAGGCAATTGTGCAAGCGGTTACACATTATAGTGATCCCGTCATGTTGGCCGAGATTAGCTGTGCTTTGGGAGAGGCTATGGTGGGCTTGAATTTGGATAAGGATGTCGAGAGGTACGCCAATCGCTCTGAATGA